The genomic window tccctcccacccccttccCAATATTTGGTTTCACAGCTGTAGTTAAAGCTTGGGATTTGGTTATTTTCCCCCCTCccaggaattttctttttttcttttcccagtgTGGGGGGTTGAATGGGGAGGGTCCCCACTACCCCCGGCTGCACGGGGGTCCCTCCACCAACGTCAGGGCATCTGCGCCATCCCTGCCCCCTGCTTCCTCCTCTGCTCTTTGCCCCACTCCCCCCACACTGGGGTGGAGGAGAGGTCCCAGGTGGCAGGACTTGATAGGGAGAAAGCAGGATGAAGTGGGTGGTGGTGAGTCCtggattttctttcctttttttttggtctagaaTCATAGTTTCTGTTTGAGTCATCTCCACCATGCCTTCTGTGCTGCCTGTCTTCTTGGAGgggtttttggttgtacttcctttCATTTTGCTCTGCTCAGATGTCCTTCCTATCTGCTCAGGAGCCCTCAGCCTCCTCTCCACCCTTGGGCTGGGGCCCAGGCTCTCTCGTTAGTCCCTTCTCTCTTCAGGAAATAAAAATGGACAAACTCAGAGGTAGGATAAGGGCAGGGAGTTGGTTCAGTGGAGATGCTTACATTCCAGCGAGGATGGGTTGCTGACGTGCCAAGCCCATCCGTGccaggggtgggaggggcagCTACTCCATCACGGCCCAGACCAGGCACCTGAGGCCCCTGCTGTGGCCCAGTGTCTGTTGCCTCCGTGGCCCAGCCCAGCAGTTTCATTCcccaagtgggagaagggagacaAGGAAACAAGAGAGAACGCTGAGGCCTTGGGGCCCAGGGTGGCATCAGAGGCTCCGTCTGCCTCTCCTCGAGCGAGCATCCAGCAGAAAGTCGGGGAGCCGTTGGGCAGCGGCACTGCCAGCTCCAGatgctccctccctcccgctGCTCTGGCCCACTGAGGGCAAGTGCCACGCGGTGGCGCTGCCAGACTCCGCTCTGATTTCAATGGCTCGCGTCCTTCACAGCAACACTTTGGTTTGAGgagagacacagaaagaaagaggTTGAGAGAGATGAGAGAAGAGAGCAAAGAGGGAGAAgagcagaaaggagagagagagaaagaccaaGAGAAGGGACAGacagaaaagaacagaaaaagaaatcaaaggaggaATCAAACCACTGGAAAGTTTGTTAGTTTTCCTTCGTCCATTCTTTTTGCTTCCTtactccgttttttttttttttttcctgtttttttctttaaagctttTTCAGTTGATTGGGGGGGCGGGGAGTTTGGGGCTGTTCACCCCAGTCCCTGACACCCTCTCTCAGCCCTGCCCCCCCACTTCCATCACCTGGGCTGAGGGACAGGCCCTGCCCCAGCCGCCCCCCTCCGGCTTTCCCGAAGACGACGTCCATGAGGTATTTTGTGAAGAGAAAGAagcatccatccttccatccgcCTCGGGGACCAAGGGCCCGGACCACTGGTGCAGGGCTTGGCTCCACCTCGCGGTTCCTTCTTATTCTTGAAGAGTCCTAATCTTCTTtcccttaaatatatatatatatatatataaattctttttttttctagttttaatttattgtttgcttggttttttgtttttggttcaaAACTTCGTTGGCCTCCACAATAGCAGGAGGGCAAGGTGGTTCCCAGCGACGTCTGTTCTCTGTTGTCAAGATGTATCCAGGCCTGGGCAAACACAGGGTTTGGCCAAGACTCCAGGGAGGTCTTGTGGGAGTGGTGGCCACCAAGGCGCCCTCTCGGATGGGGACCACAGGTCATGGCACTGTCCCTACCACACAGACCCTGATGGGGAAGGCATCTCGAGGAAGCCCGCCACTGGGgtgcgtgcgtgtgtgcatgtggggaggggggtggtgaGGAAGAGGCATCTGCCAGTATCAGGGGTACATGGGGTAGGAAGAGCGAGGTGAGTTCTCTTTTTGGTTTCTGGTTAATGTCAAAGAACGTGAAGAAGGATCCCACGGATAGGCACTggaatatgaatttttttttttcagggaaacTGACAGAGGAGGATGGGAAAAAAGACAACTCGAATGCCCTCACCTATCCCCTCTTGCCTGAAACTTCACCCTCCCACAGGCTGGGGAGGGCAGTCACTTCCAGAGCAGAGGAGGGTGACAGAGTGGGGTAAGGACGTTTGAGAGCTAGAACTTGGCAAATAGGCCTAGCCCACCCTTCAAAGGGAAAAGTGGGGAGGTGCAGGGGGTGAAAAGTCATCCCCAGGCTTTCCCCTGAACTCTCCCCtggctggggggagggaggaggctcAAGCAAGACCCCCTGCCCAGGTGGGGAGAGCTCAGGGCCAGGGAAGAGGGGGACACAGGGGAGGGACACATTCTGTTGAGCGCAACGCTAAAAATTCTGTACATCCTTTGGATGAAGCTACTGAATATTTGGTGTAAGGTTGTTCAGGCCCTTTCTCTTTCACCTTCTGGAAAAGAACATTTGGTGGGTGGCTCTGAGCCCTACCCCATCTGGTCCGGGCTGTGCCCTGTCTTCGCAGGCCCAGGGCCAGGGCTAGGACCAGGAAGCTGGCacattctctctttccttctctggcCCCCGCTGGGGAGGCAAAGCTGGGGGTGAGCCCCACAGCCAGGGGCTCAGCATGAGGTCCACCCTGCCAGAGgcttctccccccgcccccggctGGGTTCGTATTTGGTGTCGTAGCGGTGAGGCTGAGCACGCTGAGGTCTGGCTCGCGACTGGTTTTTGGCTTGACTGGTTTTGTAaaggttattttgtttttgtttttcacctCAGGTTCCTTTGGGCAGCTGGTTTCTGTTGtgattatttttggttttctttgttgatttttttttttttttggttagttggttgtttttttggtctttcctcCCTTGTCACTCCTGCTCCAGGGACCCCCTGTGTCCCCTCCACTGGTCACCTCATCCTCTTCACAGGCAGGGGACTGAGGTGGGGTCAGAGGAGTAGGAGGGGAGGCGGTGGCGGGTCCTCACTCGGGCTTGGACCCAGCCTCGGGCCCCGCTGGGCCTCCGGGGGTCTGTGCTGCCACCTCACTGCaagtggaggaggaggaggatgaagacgaggaggacgaggaggaggaggagaggccaGGAGACTTGCTGGAGATGGAGGCCGCCACGGCCGCAGCGGCTGCAGAGACCAGGCCCACACCAGGCGGGGCGCTGAGCAGGGGCAGCCCAGCGTGGTTCAAGAAGAGTGGCGAGGTCACCAGGCCGGGGCTCCCTGGGGCCGCGCCGGCCGCCCCTAGCACCAGGTTCCCGCTGCCATCAAGGCTGGTAAGGGGCAGGGTTCCACCAGAGGCCAGGGCTGGCGGGGAGAGAAAGAGGCTGGGCTGGGGGCACGCCGGGCCAGGCGACACCTTCACCTTCCAGCGTCCTGCCCAGAGTGCCCTCCCGCATCGTCCCCTCGGCCCACTGATCCCCAGCAGCAGCCCTCACACCCTCCCCAGGGGTGAGATGGGTATGAAGAGGCAAGAGACGCAGTGAGCAGGGGCAAGATGGCCTGGCTGAAGCAGCAATGGGGGGGGCTCGAGGCCCCGGGGGGGGCAGGGCTGGTGACGATGGGGGTGACATGAGGCAGCACCCACCTTGGATGGTGGCCAAAGGGTTGTTGCTCATGAGGGCTGGACTCAGCCCGGAGCTCAACCCCACCATTGTGCTTCTGCAAGAGGCAAAGCAGAGGCGTTAGCAGGGGCGGAGACCCGCCTGCGGAACCGGGGTGCAGCTTCCCGCCCTGGAAGCAGCTGCGGCCCtgcttctccccacagcccctcctccccacctACAGCTGCCCACTTACCCCGTGCTGGGGTTCAGGCCCGACAAGCCGATAGCCGAGTGACTGCCTTGAGGGCTGGGATTTGTGCTGTTGGTGGTGGCCGGGGGTGGGGGAGTGACAGAGGGGATGGAATTGAGAGGGGGCgcagccccgcccccgcccccgccccctccGGCTGTCCGGCTGGGGTGGAGCGTCCCCACAGCTGAGGATAAGGTAGTAACTGccaaagaaagacagagagatggaGACTTCAGCTTACACTCGTCCTCCGCCGAGAAACCAGGCTCAACTCCCACTTCTTCCGGGCCCGGCTCACACAGGCCCCCTCAGTCAGAACAGACCAGACTTCCCTGCCCTCTCTTCCCAGAGCCATTTCTTGGTGCCACCTCCCATAGTGACAGTAATCATAATAATCGCAGGGGGGACAGCTGCCGGCTACGGAACCTTGCCCTGGGCCGGGGCGTGTGCGCGCTCTCAGCGCTACCAATGGCCACAGCACACCCCCGCACTCACACCTCAAATGCCCTTAGAGCGGATTACCATTGAAGAAGCGGGGGCGCCCCGAAGACACAGGCCTGTGGCTCCCTCTAGGGGCGAGGGAGGGGACGGTGCGAGGCACACTGCTGGAGGCCAGGGTGAGAATTCCCAGCTTTTGCCAGGATCTGGCTACGCCCCTGGGCAAGTGCCTTTACCTCTCTGACCTCAGTTCCCTCGTCtggaaaatggggatgataatagaaCTTATCGCAAAAtgggtgtgaggattaaatgaatgaatgaaggtacTTTATAAAGGGCTTAGAACAATGTCAGGCACACCCTGACTATATCGGTTGCCATCCAATCGATTggaactcatggcgaccctataggacagagtgaaactgcccccccatagggtttccaaggttccagtctttatggaaggagactgctgcatctttctcccacggagcaccaccagggctcctgactatAAACCTCTCACTTATTATTTCTTAACCTGGGTAGGGGAACATAGTGTTTGCTTTTATACTAttcttatatgtatatatatatacatggtgTTAAACATGCCCCATTCCTGAAGAGGGGAAGAGGGGACTCTGAgtacaagtgtgtgtgtgtacattctTGTGAATGTATAATACATaccaaaccaaataaaacaaacgcattgcagtcgagttgattctgactcatagcgaccctataggacaaagtagaactgccccgtacggtttccaaggagcagctggtggattagaactgccgaccttttggttagcagcctggattcttaaccactgagccaccaaggctccataataCATACAGGATGTATAATAATACATAATTTGAGTAGACTTCTCACTGATaatgaccttatatgacagagtagaactgcctaatagagtttcccaggctgtcatctttacaggagcagattgccaagtcttctcTCCttcagagccgctggtgggttcgaactgctgacctttcagttagcagccgagcgcttaaccattgtgccaccaggttgTCAGCTGtggtcaagttggcccccaactcatggtgaccccttgcacagtagaacaaaacactgcccagctctgtgccatccccatgatcagttgaggatcagaccattgtgctccatagggttttcactggctgatttttggaagtagattgccaggcctttcttccaaggagcctctggggggGTTCAAATGCCCATCCTTTGGGTTGGCAgtcgagtgcattaaccatttacaccccACAAACATATACATGTCTCCCGTATGTATTATACATTCACAGTAATTTtataaaaactgaggctcagagaggtaaagtaactcCTTGAGTTCACACAGCTtataagtgacagagctggggcTAGTACTCAAGTGCATCAGCTCTTAGCAACCCAACACTTTTCTCAATGAAACTGTGGAGCAGGTTGCAGCTGAGATACTCTGGCTGAGGAGGGCTGGGGCTGCCCTCCCCTCTCCATCCCCGCACCCCTCACCCCAGGCCCCCAGGCACCTAGAGTCACTGAGAACCCCAGGTTCCAGCCTGTGCCATGTCCTCCCATGCCCCCCTCACCGTCTTCTGTCCTCCCTGACCTGTTGTGCTCAGACTGCTGGAAGCTTGGGACAACGGCAAGGTCCCCGCGGCCCCTTGGGGTGTGACctagggagagagaaaggaggcaCAGTTAGGCCACTACCTCTTGGCAGCCCCCTGGTGCTCCCCATGGATAGGTTCCCCCAGGACGGGGAAGAGGGACTCAGGGTACAAGGCTAtattgtgtatatgtatatttgtattaTGCCATATGCCTTTCTTCACTTTGAGCCTAAaacccgaaaaaaaaaaaaaaaatctcattgtcgttgagtcaattccggcttatagcaaccctataggacagagtagaactgccccataagttttccagggagtagctcataaatttgaactgccgatctcttagctagcagcctgaggtcttaaccactgcgccagaaCCTAGGTAATCCTAAAtcacaaagaggaagaaattattCTCTCAATCAAGAGTGGTTCCCACCCCGTCATGTGACACCTTCCTGTCTAGTCCAAGCCAGCCAGTCAGCCACCACACCAGCATCCTCTCTGTGCGCTGCTTCCCATCTGCAGTGACTGCACACCTGAAGCGCGGGCCGCTCCACAAGCACCTGGGGTCATGGGTACTGTGAGAGCGAAAATCCTAAACACAGTCCTTCGAAGAGTGGTGTTGGCAGGCAGCTCAGGAGAAACTGCTCAAAGTGACTCAGGCAAGAGAGGAGCAGGTCTGGTGCGTGTGTGCACGGCATGTGTGCACGTGCacatgtgcgtatgtgtgtgtgagaaagagacaAGTACGGGAATGAGCGATGTCTCCGTGTCAATGCTGGGATGTCAGACCGCTGGATTTCCTGGGACCAGCCCACTGCGTCCTTCTTGGCCTGCCTGCCTACAGTCTCACTCAGGAGCCTCACCCGAAATTTGATCCTGTGCCTCCCCAGCTCAAAAACCCTCCTTAGTTCCTCATGGCCCGTGGTTCAAGTCCAAGCTCCTCAGCCTGAAACTTGGGGTGTTTGGTCCctgtcccctccccccaaaaaaccatacccctttgccatcgagtcgattccgactcctagtggccCATTTCCCTCAACACGCGCACACATATTCACTCATGCGTTCTGGCTCCAGCCACACCATATTGCACTGGGGCTCCTCAAACTGGGGTTCCTCAGTCCATCTCGGACTTCGAGCACACTGCCCGTCCACCTACAGGCCCTTCTCGCCCTCCTTCACAGGGCTTGCTAGCTCTTTCTTGTCCTTTAGCACTTAGCTGAGACAGCACCTCCTTCCCCACACCACGTCCCCATCAGCCAGGGACAGGCTCCTCCGGGCcccttgcttctctgtgccaCAGCCCTTTCCACACTCATTAGATAAAGGGACTCCCGGTGTGTCTGATACTGAGTGGGTCTGCATGTGACCGTGGACCTGAATGCACACCCATGGGTGTAATgatgtccaaaaccaaacccgttgcggtggagttggtaccgactcatagcgatcctacacaTCAGAGCAGGGCTACCACGtatggtttccaagactgtgaccattacagaagcagactgccacacactTCTCCCCAGGAgcggccggtgggtttgaactgctgaactttcagttagcagctgagtgcctaaccactgtgccaccagggctccttgtaatgaTGTCACCACCAGGTCAATAAGCACTGTATCTGAGTGGCTGTGTGCCTGTGGAGTCTGTATCCCCTCCCTGGACACGTGTCTCCATCCCCATGTGGCTGTGTCTCTGTGGCTATGTCGTCGTGTGTCTGTGGGTGCCTGTATCCCCGACATGGGAAGTTGGTTGTCCCTGTGTGACTGTGCTTCACCCTTACGAGAGTCTGTCCCCAGGGGTGACCTTCCCTGTGTCTGTTCTAGGCACTGTGGACCACAGGCAGGTGGAGCTTCACACAAGGCATCTGCTGAAGGGTGATGGGGAGGGGGCCTGTGGACAGGTGGAAGGGGGGCTCTTGGTACCAGATGGGGGCTGTAGCTGGCCGGCTTCCCCGGGCTGGGCAGCATGGGGGCCGCACTGCAGGGGTTGATGCGTTTCTCCTTCTGGCGTCGGTTGCAGAACCAGACGCGGATCACTTCCTTCTCCATGTGCAGCTGCTCGGCGATCAGCAGGATCTCCTCTGAGGTAGGCTTCTGGTTCTGCAGGCAGAGGGTTCGTCAGCCTGGCTGCTCCTCCCGCCACCCCCAAGGCCGCCCGGCAGTCACTGGCCTCACCGCTAGAAAGCTCTTCTCTAAGGCGAAGCGGACGTTTGTCTCGATGCTGGTCCTCTTCTTGCGTCTCCGGCCAGGGAGCCCGTCGAAACCCAGGCTGGGGCTGCTCAGCTGGTTGGGGCTGGGCAGGCTTGAGTCCACAGACATAGTTTCTGTGCCCGGGAGGAGATGAGGGCGGCATGAGGGGGTGCCTCTTCCAGCCCGCCACCCACTGTGTGCCCAGGAACCCTAGCCCAGTCCCACCTGCGTCGTTGAGCCACTTCTCCAGGAGGGGCTTGAGTTTGCACATGTTCTTGAAGCTCAGGTTGAGGGCCTCGAAGCGGGAGATGGTCGTTTGGCTGAAGTCATTGCCATACAGCTTGCCCATGGCCAGACCCACATCACCCTGGGCcggtggggtggggatgggggcaaAGGTCAGGGCTGGGCCTTCTGGCACTGTGCCCACTCACGCCCACCAGTTGGCCATGCCCCTCCTGACCCCCTCTCCCCACACCCGCCTGGCCTGCATGGTGGCCCAGACCTGCGTGAAGCCCAGCTTGATGCGGCGCTGCTTGAAGGTACGGGCAAACTGCTCCAGCTCCTCCAGGTCACTGGGCTCCTCGGGGTGGGACGGTGGCTCCAAGCATTTGGGGGGCTGCGGGTGCGAGAGGTGCGGGTCGGGCAGCGTGGGGCGGGTCACAGCCtggtggggtggggagtgggtggGATGCAGGATGGAGGGCCAGGATTGGGCCCAGTGATGGCTGGGCAGTTCCCCCCTCCCTGTGGTCCCAGCCTCTTCCTGCAGATGCCCTGCCACTGGCCCCCAGGAGGTGCCTCCACATTTGCGGTCACTTCCTGTCAAGCTTATTACCCGGATGCCTCATGTCCCTCTCTTGGAGCCTGCAGACTCCCAGAGGAGCAGCCAGCTTCCTCTGCCCAGCTGCCCACCACATGCTCAGGCCACAAGGAATGATGGGCTCTTTCTCTGGAGCTAGGGTGGTGGTCTCATCCTCATCTCAGCCAGGAAAGCCAGGCCTGGCTCTGCCACCATCTTGCTGGACAACTCAGGGCAAGATTCCCAATctacctgggcctcagtttccccttctgcaGGGTGGGAACAATCACTGCTGCTCTGCCTATCCCATGTGGTTATTGGGAGAATCATGCTAAAAATGAGTAAGTGGCACAtaaaataaaagtagaaaaaatgGACAGGGACAGTGATTAGGGGGATTTACAAAGAACCAACTTCTCTCTCTGGAATGCTTCATTTCCGTAAAAATAAAAGGTCTGAAAGCAAACATGGTAAAAGGGTGGTGGGTGCAGGGACATTTGCTACATGTCCTTGACCCCCTGAAATCCTGGAATCAAATGTGTTTtggaattcagaattttttttattttaggaagCCCACATgggggaaaccaaagtctcagagaagaaactagtgtaCAGGCTTGATAGCCTACACAAGCCATGGCCTCACCtaccctgagacctgaagaactagatggtgcccggctaccactaccaaccattcagatcagggccacaatagatgaaccctgatagaacgggagaaaaacacggaacagaactcaaattcttaaaaagtccagacttactgggccaATTGAGACTAGAgcactccctgagactattgccctgagacactctttaagcCTTGAATAgaaactagcccctgaggtcaccttttagcaaaataacagattggcacacaaaataaaggataataCCCATGAGTATGCTGtgccattaaaaaaccatctagcaacgaggagtatgtagcaaggtgtatacaaatgtttgtatgagagactgacttgatttgtaaactttcacttaaagcacaataaaaattaaaaaaaaaaaaaaacccatctatatga from Loxodonta africana isolate mLoxAfr1 chromosome 11, mLoxAfr1.hap2, whole genome shotgun sequence includes these protein-coding regions:
- the POU2F2 gene encoding POU domain, class 2, transcription factor 2 isoform X10, with amino-acid sequence MVHSSMGAPEIRMSKPLEAEKQGLDSPSEHTDTERNGPDTNHQNPQNKTSPFSVSPTGPSTKIKAEDPSGDSAPAAPPPPQPAQPHLPQAQLMLTGSQLAGDIQQLLQLQQLVLVPGHHLQPPAQFLLPQTQQSQPGLLPTPNLFQLPQQTQGALLTSQPRAGLPTQPPKCLEPPSHPEEPSDLEELEQFARTFKQRRIKLGFTQGDVGLAMGKLYGNDFSQTTISRFEALNLSFKNMCKLKPLLEKWLNDAETMSVDSSLPSPNQLSSPSLGFDGLPGRRRKKRTSIETNVRFALEKSFLANQKPTSEEILLIAEQLHMEKEVIRVWFCNRRQKEKRINPCSAAPMLPSPGKPASYSPHLVTPQGAAGTLPLSQASSSLSTTAQIPALKAVTRLSACRA
- the POU2F2 gene encoding POU domain, class 2, transcription factor 2 isoform X2, with amino-acid sequence MVHSSMGAPEIRMSKPLEAEKQGLDSPSEHTDTERNGPDTNHQNPQNKTSPFSVSPTGPSTKVGILSGLHLTFWGPGPCLSPPQIKAEDPSGDSAPAAPPPPQPAQPHLPQAQLMLTGSQLAGDIQQLLQLQQLVLVPGHHLQPPAQFLLPQTQQSQPGLLPTPNLFQLPQQTQGALLTSQPRAGLPTQPPKCLEPPSHPEEPSDLEELEQFARTFKQRRIKLGFTQGDVGLAMGKLYGNDFSQTTISRFEALNLSFKNMCKLKPLLEKWLNDAETMSVDSSLPSPNQLSSPSLGFDGLPGRRRKKRTSIETNVRFALEKSFLANQKPTSEEILLIAEQLHMEKEVIRVWFCNRRQKEKRINPCSAAPMLPSPGKPASYSPHLVPRAPLPPVHRPPPHHPSADALCEAPPACGPQCLEQTQGRSPLGTDSRKGEAQSHRDNQLPMSGIQAPTDTRRHSHRDTATWGWRHVSREGIQTPQAHSHSDTVLIDLVVTSLQGALVAQWLGTQLLTESSAVQTHRPLLGRSVWQSASVMVTVLETIRGSPALMCRIAMSRYQLHRNGFGFGHHYTHGCAFRSTVTCRPTQYQTHRESLYLMSVERAVAQRSKGPGGACPWLMGTWCGEGGAVSAKC
- the POU2F2 gene encoding POU domain, class 2, transcription factor 2 isoform X1 — protein: MVHSSMGAPEIRMSKPLEAEKQGLDSPSEHTDTERNGPDTNHQNPQNKTSPFSVSPTGPSTKVGILSGLHLTFWGPGPCLSPPQIKAEDPSGDSAPAAPPPPQPAQPHLPQAQLMLTGSQLAGDIQQLLQLQQLVLVPGHHLQPPAQFLLPQTQQSQPGLLPTPNLFQLPQQTQGALLTSQPRAGLPTQAVTRPTLPDPHLSHPQPPKCLEPPSHPEEPSDLEELEQFARTFKQRRIKLGFTQGDVGLAMGKLYGNDFSQTTISRFEALNLSFKNMCKLKPLLEKWLNDAETMSVDSSLPSPNQLSSPSLGFDGLPGRRRKKRTSIETNVRFALEKSFLANQKPTSEEILLIAEQLHMEKEVIRVWFCNRRQKEKRINPCSAAPMLPSPGKPASYSPHLVPRAPLPPVHRPPPHHPSADALCEAPPACGPQCLEQTQGRSPLGTDSRKGEAQSHRDNQLPMSGIQAPTDTRRHSHRDTATWGWRHVSREGIQTPQAHSHSDTVLIDLVVTSLQGALVAQWLGTQLLTESSAVQTHRPLLGRSVWQSASVMVTVLETIRGSPALMCRIAMSRYQLHRNGFGFGHHYTHGCAFRSTVTCRPTQYQTHRESLYLMSVERAVAQRSKGPGGACPWLMGTWCGEGGAVSAKC
- the POU2F2 gene encoding POU domain, class 2, transcription factor 2 isoform X4; its protein translation is MVHSSMGAPEIRMSKPLEAEKQGLDSPSEHTDTERNGPDTNHQNPQNKTSPFSVSPTGPSTKIKAEDPSGDSAPAAPPPPQPAQPHLPQAQLMLTGSQLAGDIQQLLQLQQLVLVPGHHLQPPAQFLLPQTQQSQPGLLPTPNLFQLPQQTQGALLTSQPRAGLPTQAVTRPTLPDPHLSHPQPPKCLEPPSHPEEPSDLEELEQFARTFKQRRIKLGFTQGDVGLAMGKLYGNDFSQTTISRFEALNLSFKNMCKLKPLLEKWLNDAETMSVDSSLPSPNQLSSPSLGFDGLPGRRRKKRTSIETNVRFALEKSFLANQKPTSEEILLIAEQLHMEKEVIRVWFCNRRQKEKRINPCSAAPMLPSPGKPASYSPHLVPRAPLPPVHRPPPHHPSADALCEAPPACGPQCLEQTQGRSPLGTDSRKGEAQSHRDNQLPMSGIQAPTDTRRHSHRDTATWGWRHVSREGIQTPQAHSHSDTVLIDLVVTSLQGALVAQWLGTQLLTESSAVQTHRPLLGRSVWQSASVMVTVLETIRGSPALMCRIAMSRYQLHRNGFGFGHHYTHGCAFRSTVTCRPTQYQTHRESLYLMSVERAVAQRSKGPGGACPWLMGTWCGEGGAVSAKC
- the POU2F2 gene encoding POU domain, class 2, transcription factor 2 isoform X7 → MVHSSMGAPEIRMSKPLEAEKQGLDSPSEHTDTERNGPDTNHQNPQNKTSPFSVSPTGPSTKDIQQLLQLQQLVLVPGHHLQPPAQFLLPQTQQSQPGLLPTPNLFQLPQQTQGALLTSQPRAGLPTQAVTRPTLPDPHLSHPQPPKCLEPPSHPEEPSDLEELEQFARTFKQRRIKLGFTQGDVGLAMGKLYGNDFSQTTISRFEALNLSFKNMCKLKPLLEKWLNDAETMSVDSSLPSPNQLSSPSLGFDGLPGRRRKKRTSIETNVRFALEKSFLANQKPTSEEILLIAEQLHMEKEVIRVWFCNRRQKEKRINPCSAAPMLPSPGKPASYSPHLVPRAPLPPVHRPPPHHPSADALCEAPPACGPQCLEQTQGRSPLGTDSRKGEAQSHRDNQLPMSGIQAPTDTRRHSHRDTATWGWRHVSREGIQTPQAHSHSDTVLIDLVVTSLQGALVAQWLGTQLLTESSAVQTHRPLLGRSVWQSASVMVTVLETIRGSPALMCRIAMSRYQLHRNGFGFGHHYTHGCAFRSTVTCRPTQYQTHRESLYLMSVERAVAQRSKGPGGACPWLMGTWCGEGGAVSAKC